In Megalobrama amblycephala isolate DHTTF-2021 linkage group LG9, ASM1881202v1, whole genome shotgun sequence, the sequence taatgatataccTCAGTGGGAAGGATGAGCtgttcacacacagcacaggtCTGGGCTAGAAACCTGTACaagaaaaattatgtcaaattatatacaaacacacatattttgatgttactacaaaataaatggagaaatgtttttgtcttataaTTGGAGTTACTTTAAGCATAAAtggttaaaatatttaattttaaaaaatgtaattagacGGGGACATAATAATTTGGAGATAATCTttcattaatttataattagATTATATATTCATTGTCTGTGCAGAAGCGTCTTACTGTAAGTGTCCATGTCAGCGTTTTGTTCACCTGTGGTAGTCTTTCACAcaatatatctttttttgtgtgtcaaCACTGAACGGCTGTCCCTCCAGCGCCTCGTTACAGATGACACAGCGGAAACATTCAGGATGGAAGGACTTTCCCAAAGCCTGGAGCACCTAAAGGGGTCAGAGGTCATCTTagtgcattttatttaatgtttcctGCCACATGATCCATTAGATTAATTAAACACACTCAAAATGGCTTTCAGACTGACCATATCTGTGATTAAATATCCACAGGATGTGCAAACCTCTGCAAAGTGCTTGACGCTGGAATACTAGAAAAGAAAGAAGCATTAAAAGCACTCTTACACTCTAAATTGAATGCAAGAAATAAACAAGACCAGACCACAGACCAAATAATCCTCCTCACAGAGCACCCGTCCTGAAAAGTCATAAAACTGCTTTCCTTTTAGTTTCTGGCCTGTGtcaaagagaaaagaaaacatgcacGTGATCTTGAGTTTATTGCATTCTCTTGTAAAATTATTGCATTTCCccaactttgcgttctctcgtaaAATCATTGCGatccccgagaaactttgcgttctctcgttctccctagaaactttgcattctttCGTAAAAGTATTGCGTTTTCCCTAGAAACTTTACGTTCTTTCGGAAAAGTATtgtgttcccccaagaaactttgcgttctctcgttctccctagaaactttgcgttctttcggaaaagtattgcgttcccccaagaaactttgcgttctctcgttctccctagaaactttgcgttctttcggaaaagtattgcgttcccccaagaaactttgagttctctcgttctccctagaaactttgcgttctttcGGAACAGTATTGCGttccccctagaaactttgcgttctctcgttctccctagaaactttgcgttctttcGGAAAAGTATTGCGCtccccctagaaactttgcgttctctcgttctccctagaaactttgcgttctttcGGAAAAGTATTGCGCtccccctagaaactttgcgttctctcgttctccctagaaactttgcgttctttcGGAAAAGTATTGCgctcccccaagaaactttgcgttctctcgttctccctagaaactttgcgttctttcGGAAAAGTATTGCgctcccccaagaaactttgcgttctctcgttctccctagaaactttgcgttctttcGGAAAAGTATTGCgctcccccaagaaactttgcgttctctcgttctccctagaaactttgcgttctttcggaaaagtattgcgttcccccaaaaaactttgcgttctctcgttctccctagaaactttgcattctttcggaaaagtattgcgttccccctagaaactttgcgttctttcggaaaagtattgcgttccccctagaaactttgcgttctctcgttctccctagaaactttgtgttcttccggaaaagtattgcgttccccctagaaactttgcgttctctcgttctccctagaaactttgcattctttCGTAAAAGTATTGCATTttccctagaaactttgcgttctttcGGAAAAGTATTGTGTTccctcaagaaactttgcgttctctcgttctccctagaaactttgcgttctttcggaaaagtattgcgttcccccaagaaactttgcgttctctcgttctccctagaaactttgcgttctttcggaaaagtattgcgttctctcgttctccctagaaactttgcattctttCGTAAAAGTATTGTATTttccctagaaactttgcgttctttcGGAAAAGTATTGTGTTccctcaagaaactttgcgttctctcgttctccctagaaactttgcattctttcggaaaagtattgcgttcccccaagaaactttgcattctctcgttccccaagaaactttgagttctctcgttctccctagaaactttgcgttctttcggaaaagtattgcgttccccctagaaactttgcgttctctcgttctccctagaaactttgcgttctttcggaaaagtattgcgttccccctagaaactttgcgttctctcgttctccctagaaactttgcattcttttggaaaagtattgcgttcccccaagaaactttgcattctctcgttcccccaagaaactttgagTTCTTTCGTtctccctagaaactttgcgttctttcggaaaagtattgcgttccccctagaaactttgcgttctctcgttctccctagaaactttgcgttctttcggaaaagtattgcgttccccctagaaactttgcgttctctcgttctccctagaaactttgcgttctttctgaaaagtattgcgttccccctagaaactttgcgttctctcgttctccctagaaactttgcgttctttcGGAAAAGTATTGCGCTCCCCCTAGAAACTTTGAGTTCTCTCGTtctccctagaaactttgcgttctttcggaaaagtattgcgttcccccaagaaactttgagttctctcgttctccctagaaactttgcgttctttcggaaaagtattgcgttccccCTAGAAACGTTGCGTTCTCTCGTtctccctagaaactttgcgttctttcGGAAAAGTATTGTGttccccctagaaactttgcgttctctcgttctccctagaaactttgcgttctttcGGAAAATATTGCGttccccctagaaactttgcgttctctcgttctccctagaaactttgcgttctttcGGAAAAATATTGCGCtcccctagaaactttgcgttctctcgttctccctagaaactttgcgttctttcGGAAAAGTATTGCGCtccccctagaaactttgcgttctctcgttctccctagaaactttgcgttctttcGGAAAAGTACTGCGTTCCCcttagaaactttgcgttctctcgttctccctagaaactttgcgttctctcgttctccctagaaactttgcgttcttcCGGAAAAGTATTGCGCtccccctagaaactttgcgttctctcgttctccctagaaactttgcgttcttcggaaaagtattgcgttccccctagaaactttgcgttctctcgttctccctagaaactttgcattctttcggaaaagtattgcgttccccctagaaactttgcgttctctcgttctccctagaaactttgcgttctttcggaaaagtattgcgttccccctagaaactttgcgttctctcgttctccctacaaactttgcgttcttccagaaaagtattgcgttccccctagaaactttgcgttctctcgttctccctagaaactttgcgttctttcggaaaagtattgcgttccccttagaaactttgcgttctctcgttctccctagaaactttgcgttctctcgttctccctagaaactttgcgttcttcCGGAAAAGTACTGCGTtctccctagaaactttgcgttcttcCGGAAAAGTACTGCGttccccctagaaactttgcgttctctcgttctccctagaaactttgtgttcttCCGGAAAAGTATTGCTttccccctagaaactttgcgttctctcgttctccctagaaactttgcgttctctcgttctccctagaaactttgcgttcttccggaaaagtattgcgttcccctagaaactttgcgttctctcgttctccctagaaactttgcgttctctcgttctccctagaaactttgcgttcttccggaaaagtattgcgttccccctagaaactttgcgttctctcgttctccctagaaactttgcgttctttctgaaaagtattgcgttcccccaagaaactttgcgttctctcgttctccctagaaactttgcgttctttcGGAAAAGTATTTCGCTCCCCCTAGAAACTTTTAGTTCTCTCGTtctccctagaaactttgcgttctttcGGAAAAGTATTTCGCTCCCCTAGAAACTTTGTTCTCTCGTtctccctagaaactttgcgttctttcGGAAAAGTATTGCGCTCCCCCTAGAAACTTTGAGTTCTTTCGGaaaagtattgcgttcccccttgaaactttgcgttctctcgttctccctagaaactttgcgttctctcgttctccctacaaactttgcgttcttccagaaaagtattgcgttccccctagaaactttgcgttctctcgttctccctagaaactttgcgttctttcggaaaagtattgcgttccccTTAGAAACTTTGTTCTCTCGTtctccctagaaactttgcgttctctcgttctccctagaaactttgcgttcttccggaaaagtattgcgttccccctagaaactttgcgttctctcgttctccctagaaactttgtgttcttccggaaaagtattgcgttccccctagaaactttgcgttctctcgttctccctagaaactttgcgttctctcgttctccctagaaactttgcgttcttccggaaaagtattgcgttccccctagaaactttgccttctctcgttctccctagaaactttgcgttctttctgaaaagtattgcgttcccccaagaaactttgcgttctctcgtctccctagaaactttgcgttctttcGGAAAAGTATTTCACtccccctagaaactttgcgttctctcgttctccctagaaactttgcgttctttcTGACAagtattgcgttcccccaagaaactttgcgttctctcggtctccctagaaactttgcgttctttcggaaaagtattgcgttcccctagaaactttgcgttctctcgttctccctagaaactttgcgttctctcgttctccctagaaactttgtgttcttccggaaaagtattgcgttccccctagaaactttgcgttctctcgttctccctagaaactttgcgttctttctgaaaagtattgcgttcccccaagaaactttgcgttctctcgtctccctagaaactttgcgttcttttggaaaagtattgcgttccccctataaactttgcgttctctcgttctccctagaaactttgtgttcttccggaaaagtattgcgttccccctagaaactttgcgttctctcgttctccctagaaactttgcgttctttctgaaaagtattgcgttcccccaagaaactttgcgttctctcgttctccctagaaactttgcgttctttcggaaaagtattgcgttcccccaagaaactttgcgttctctcgttctccctagaaactttgcgttctttcGGAAAAGTATTTCGCtccccctagaaactttgcgttctctcgttctccctagaaactttgcgttctttcGGAAAAGTATTGCGCtccccctagaaactttgcgttctctcgttccccctagaaactttgAGTTCTTTCGGaaaagtattgcgttcccccttgaaactttgcgttctctcgttctccctagaaactttgcgttctctcgttctccctacaaactttgcgttcttccagaaaagtattgcgttccccctagaaactttgcgttctctcgttctccctagaaactttgcgttctttcggaaaagtattgcgttccccttagaaactttgtgttctctcgttctccctagaaactttgcgttctctcgttctccctagaaactttgcgttcttcCGGAAAAGTACTGCGttccccctagaaactttgcgttctctcgttctccctagaaactttgtgttcttccggaaaagtattgcgttccccctagaaactttgcgttctctcgttctccctagaaactttgcgttctctcgttctccctagaaactttgcgttcttccggaaaagtattgcgttccccctagaaactttgccttctctcgttctccctagaaactttgcgttctttctgaaaagtattgcgttcccccaagaaactttgcgttctctcggtctccctagaaactttgcgttctttcggaaaagtattgcgttccccctagaaactttgcgttctctcgttctccctagaaactttgcgttctctcgttctccctagaaactttgtgttcttccggaaaagtattgcgttccccctagaaactttgcgttctctcgttctccctagaaactttgcgttctttctgaaaagtattgcgttcccccaagaaactttgcgttctctcggtctccctagaaactttgtgttcttccggaaaagtattgcgttccccctagaaactttgcgttctctcgttctccc encodes:
- the limd1b gene encoding LIM domain-containing protein 1 produces the protein MDTNSLCFGTCGKCMRGVYVADQACQAMGQVYHDSCFTCCACGQKLKGKQFYDFSGRVLCEEDYLYSSVKHFAEVCTSCGYLITDMVLQALGKSFHPECFRCVICNEALEGQPFSVDTQKKIYCVKDYHRFLAQTCAVCEQLILPTEGSNEIVRVMSMSRSYHVACYEGKN